ATGGGAGAGGAGGACTGGAATTGCCATTGATGAGTGGCAGGTCAACATTACAAGTAGATTCTGAGGGAGAAGACGGTGCCACATGTGAGACAAATGGTCCAGTGAACCAATCCATGATGCATCCAGATGTCCATTTTGTAGCCCAATCGGTTGCCAAAAAAGTCATCCCAATTAGAAGACAGACGAACCACTGCACCCAATTCAAATTTCCATTCCCTATAAGGATATGTGCAGTCTCAATATAAGCCACCTGGAGCACCAGAATAACACCCACAGCCACCCAAAACCAAGGGTTACGATGAATACCCCTAAACACATTCTTCTTCTCCGGCTCCCTTTCGTTGACTATGTTAAATACTTGGCAGAGAACGAAACTGTTAAAGATAATGGATTCACTAACCTTCTTGCTGATGCCCATGATAGCCTGCCCTTTAAATTGGAAGAGCACTAAGATGGCAGTCTGATATAGAGCTTGACTGGCAAGGTTTCTCCACATAGCCTTGGTGATCAGCGGTTCGGTTTGTCTCAGTGGCGGCTTGTCCATCAGTTTCTCTGTCGGTGGCTCTCTCATTAATGCAAGACCACCTAGAAAGGTCAAAACCCAGATAGCCCATTGCATTTGGATTAACGAAATTGGAGAATATCCAAAAGATAAGGTTGTGATGGCAGGTATCAACAGCCCTGCAATGGTCATGGCGAGCTCAAATTGGATATACTTGCGAATATTTTCATAGGTACATCTCCCGCACTTTATAATGGTGACCAATTGCAATAAACTGAAATTACCATCCTTGATGATGATCATGTCAGAAGTTTCTCTGGCCATTTCACTGCTATCACTCTCTATCACAAGCCCCACGTCAGCTTCTTTCAGTGCTGGAATCTCGTTTGTTTTGCCTCCAACCATTGCTACTCTCTTGCTTTTTTCCTTCAAACACTGCACCAGAAGGAGTTTATCAGATGGAGAGCAGCTTTCCATCACGGTGAGATCATCTACTTTACTCATCCTCTCTTCGTCGCTGTAATTTCGAAAGTTTTCACCTTCAAGCACCAATCCATTTGAATCGAGAGCTTTGGATTCCAACCATGACACTTTATCATCTGAATTCTCTGAAACCAGTATGATGTTAACTCCAGCATTTTTCAAACCTTCTCTTGCTTTGCTTTTCTCTGTCCAGTCCGTGCCAAATAGTACTGCGCGTCGGTTTAGTGTTAGCCAAGCATCTTTGTCAATGCAGATAGTTGAGACCGAACCCATGGTGAGCCAAGCCAAAGGTTTTTGCGCCAAGGCCTTGTCAGACAGCATCTTCTTCCGCCAATAGTCAATGGAGCGCGAGATTACAAAAGGTATTCCTCCCTTTACTCCAAGCAGCGACATAGTAAGTGTGGCGATTAAGGTACAGAACTTCCCATTTGACTTCATGAAAATTCCGCTGATCGCATCCATTATTGGAGTTGGTTTCCCCTTGAGCTGCGGGAGCTTAGATTTAACATCTTCATCTCCAAGCTTCAAACGGAGAAACAATACTAGAAGGATGAGGATAGGGATTAGAAGGCCAATAATATGCAATACAGTATTCACTTTGTCAAGTTCCGCTGGTAATGGGGTCATGCCGGGGGCTCGGGTAACCTGACTCATCAACTGACCCAATGTTGGATCCGTGCCCACTGATGTAACCAGCATGCCACCAGATCCACCAGTCACCTTTGCACCATCGAAAAGAAACGGCTTATTAGCATCAATGGTGGAACAATGACCCAGTTCCAGTTCTAAGGATTCACCTTTGCACCTTTGGACCGGAGGCTCCCTCTCGAGGGGCACTATGTGATCACCTGCGACTAAAATATCAGAGCTTGACACTTCCTTTTCGTCTCCCCCTCTCTTGACTACAACTTTTCGAGGCGTTTCCGATGGGTTTTGTTTTCCTGACATATTCTGCAAAAGGTGGAGCTCTAAGTAGTTTTGAACCACAATCACGATGATAACAGCAATTGTGATGACCCCGTAGAGAAAACCATCAGTCATGCCGTTGAAACCAAAGAACAGTGACAGCCCTGCAGCCAGGACTAGAAGCCAAACGGTGTAATCATTGATAGCTTTTAGGAGACGTGTAAAGAAGCCCGGTTCAGGACTCTCTGTTAGGGATAGTACAGTGCTGGCTTGCTCATCGCTAGGGAGTCCGTTCTCTAAATCAGTACCCAAAGACTCCACAATTCCTTGGAAGACGCCTCCAAAATTCTGTAAAGAATTCTCCGCTACAATCCTGGCGCTGGCAGCGTGGGCTTGTTGGAGTTTTGCATCATCCGAATGGACCGAATCCATATTTATGGAAACATGAGGTAATGCTGAAGGGATTTCCATTTCCATGATTGGCAGTACTGTTTCTGGGTCGTTctgaaatataaaaaagaaaactgataAGAAATGGGGTTCAAATCCTGAAAGAGAGGCTCGATGCGTCTATAAATCCTTCTTTTACTTCTCGAATGCAATCTGTTTAATTTCTCACAGTTCttaattatgatttttattttttctttctaatgaaAAGAACTGTTAGCTTCAGACGCAAGTTATTGCATAGGAAACATCACATTAAATGCTTCAATGAGCAAACACAACCAACCCCAGGTTACCGGCCTCTAAAAGGAAACTATGTATTCAAAACCAGTAATTCCTGATCAGAACCGGCCGGCAAAACTGACCAGGTTTAGAACGACCAACCAAACTGTAAGTGTAACCTGAAGACCAACCAAAGTTGCACTATCATGTTGTCTGGTGTCCTTATGTTATACCGAAAGAAGCCTTTATCTTGTGGTTGGCCGTGCAGAATCGTTTAACCACTGGTGATCGTCTCTTAGTGTGGGGTTTTCAAAGATGTAATAATTTAATGCAAAGAGTTTAAATGTTGTTTTGTTAGTACAGTTTGGAGGACATGTATGCAAAGATGTAATAATCTGGCTCCTTCCCTTGATTGGCAGAGAGTGCTAAATGAAGGTTGCAGGACTTGGAAGAAGAAGACTATGATAGGAGTGCTTTGTAGACTGGTTTTGAGTGCTGTTGTTTATAACATTTGGAGAGCCAGGAATGCCATTAAATTTCAAGGTCTTCCTAAAACTGAGGAGCAGATTCTTAAGCAGATCTTTTGGGAAATCATATCCCGAATTTTTGGGAAAGGAAAGTTCAAGAAGACTAGTGAAAACGTGAACATGTGTCAGCTTTGGAATTTAGATGTTTCTTGACTAATTCCAGCTAGTTtggttttggttgtttgttttGCAGCAGTTCTATCTGCTTGCTTTGTTGTTCTGTTGGTTTTTGTTGAAGATTTTTGCTTTGTAACCGTGGTTCTTAGTTGCTTTGTTGCTCTGTTGGTTTTGTTGAAACATTTGTTTTGTAACCTTGGTTCTTTgttgttaataatattgatcacttattcatgaaaaaaaaaaattgcactatCATGCAACGCACACACAAATCCAAGGGAGACAAATACGATAGAAAACTTACTGCTCCTGTTTCATCCAAGTTGGAGGAAGTGGATGATGAGTCTGTGTCAAAATCAAGAGAACCCTCCTCATCAGCTTTATCTGCCATGGATATGAGATTAGACTCGAGGTCCCCATCCTGGACGGAGCTCGTGGTTGACATGTGGGCTAGCTACAGGAGTACTTCTGCAGATACAGTATATATCAATACCAAGTAAATCAATCGATcagtaaccaaaaaaaaaaaaaaagaacagtgtggtagaaggagagaaaaatagaaTGAGTTGAAGAATGTAAAGAGAAGTTGATTCAAATAAGGAAATGCAGATAGAAAGGAATTACCTGGAGATTGAGAATCAATGAATCTCTCTTTCTGATCTTTGCTCTTCTGGCAATGGCCTATATATAATAATAGATAATTAAGAAGGCAAGAACCTGAAGGGATGTGAAAATGTCACTAAacttttttgacttctattaattataagaaacAGTACCTCTAGGTCGGTTCATCTAGAACAATGGTAAATATGATAATGGCCAACGGGTGGGTCTTTATCAATAAGAAACTGTACTTTTCGTATACACGTAGGGAGAATCTGCTGAGCTtctagaatttaagactgatgCTGACTTCTACGTTTTGGACCAGGATTCTTTTCAACCGTAGAGATCCTCATGCGCTTTACACGTGGGATCAGTGATGCATAGTAGtggatattattattatggaaATGCTTGCTGCACAAGAATTTGTGCACAACCACTCATATGAGTGGCTTATTATTAATGCTCCGCACGTAAGAATGCATGTAGCGTCGGGAGCTTTTAGGTTTTGGaaggtcaaattgaaaaaaaaataatttgagggggtcaaaattataaattttttaaaaaataggagtaaaaattaacttttttttttttttttttttggggagacctttggccatatatatatatatttgacaaaTTCACCAAAAGAATGTTGTTTTTTAACGGctcaaataaaaacattaaccaCATATGCGTTATCACTCTAAAAtaattagtcaatttgaaacttcatTAGAATCCCTTATAAGCTCAGTTTCATCTAATAGGATTAGATATAggttatatatgtttatattggTTTAGTTAATTGTGTTGCTTTTTGAACAACACTTTGgcaaaaaggtaaaagtaatataaaaccaatatatttttaaaagaggcttaaaaaaattttaaacaagtccaaaacactaaaaatcaacctaaattattgtcaaaatcgtttaaaatatgtACAAAGGAAGGCTAAAAATACTAAATTATATAGGCACAAAAGACTCATTACATAATATGTGCGGATAGCGAATAATAATCGCAACAACCAAACGGATACGGTTACTAAAAACATAATGTAAATGTGGATATCAGGATGCAGATATCTAAAAGTTATATCCACATTTTACAGCTGTGATTGCGGATATTGCAAATAATTGCGTCTGCATCCACATGTACACCCTTATTCACAATGGTTTCTTAAATAAATTAGACCGAAACTTCTTTTAAATTAGGGTGGAGAtccactactaaaaaaaaagtccatttagagtcgttttgggTTGTCATTTAAAAAACGACACTAACCCTAGTTGTTTAACTAAAACGACGTCACTATACTGAGTGATGTCGTTTATAGCCAAACGACGTCACTCTAAATTtcttaggggggggggggggagtgggGAGGCGtgccctcctctctctctctctctctctctctctctctgattcttCCTCTAACCCAAAAATCAAAGCTCAAATTTGCCAAATCAAGACTGCTAGACAATGCTaattcacaaatttttttttttcacccacGCCTGggtcaaaacacaaaaaccaaGCAAACCCAAGAAGAATGTTAGTAAGGTTCAggagtttttctatttttttttttttttgttgacgaaTATATTTCATgcgagttgtaaac
This DNA window, taken from Alnus glutinosa chromosome 5, dhAlnGlut1.1, whole genome shotgun sequence, encodes the following:
- the LOC133868182 gene encoding calcium-transporting ATPase 9, plasma membrane-type-like; translated protein: MADKADEEGSLDFDTDSSSTSSNLDETGANDPETVLPIMEMEIPSALPHVSINMDSVHSDDAKLQQAHAASARIVAENSLQNFGGVFQGIVESLGTDLENGLPSDEQASTVLSLTESPEPGFFTRLLKAINDYTVWLLVLAAGLSLFFGFNGMTDGFLYGVITIAVIIVIVVQNYLELHLLQNMSGKQNPSETPRKVVVKRGGDEKEVSSSDILVAGDHIVPLEREPPVQRCKGESLELELGHCSTIDANKPFLFDGAKVTGGSGGMLVTSVGTDPTLGQLMSQVTRAPGMTPLPAELDKVNTVLHIIGLLIPILILLVLFLRLKLGDEDVKSKLPQLKGKPTPIMDAISGIFMKSNGKFCTLIATLTMSLLGVKGGIPFVISRSIDYWRKKMLSDKALAQKPLAWLTMGSVSTICIDKDAWLTLNRRAVLFGTDWTEKSKAREGLKNAGVNIILVSENSDDKVSWLESKALDSNGLVLEGENFRNYSDEERMSKVDDLTVMESCSPSDKLLLVQCLKEKSKRVAMVGGKTNEIPALKEADVGLVIESDSSEMARETSDMIIIKDGNFSLLQLVTIIKCGRCTYENIRKYIQFELAMTIAGLLIPAITTLSFGYSPISLIQMQWAIWVLTFLGGLALMREPPTEKLMDKPPLRQTEPLITKAMWRNLASQALYQTAILVLFQFKGQAIMGISKKVSESIIFNSFVLCQVFNIVNEREPEKKNVFRGIHRNPWFWVAVGVILVLQVAYIETAHILIGNGNLNWVQWFVCLLIGMTFLATDWATKWTSGCIMDWFTGPFVSHVGITINMTPSSPSESTSNVDLPLINGNSSPPLPFLVVHVERIEIFSIVAERAMNIDITALAKPCDRSEVGTLRSPKSSATATLAPSTTNLHFINITGVSVTLDCLFGPTFRSP